AGAATTAGAGTGACCAAAGAAGGGCAATCTGCAGATCTGTGTGCAATTTCTTTTTCCCATTTCTAGCCTTTCAATTCTTACTTTCATTTGAACTCCCTTTAGCAATGCTTTCTTACATGAGAGATTCACTAAGAAAAAATAACAATGGAATAAGAATGACAGCAAAACTACTTAATAACAATAATCCTCTATTCATGTTGGCACAGTAAAAGATTTTTTACCATATTGCCCGAGAAATATCAAACTTTTGTATGGTTAACAAAATCATGTTACATTACTCGCATGATCACATGAAGGACATGAATATATTTAGCCTCAACttgttcatattttttttattttatttatttattttttttacagccattGCTTCATCTGTAATACCAAAGACAGAGAACTGCGGATTTGCACTTTTGCGCCATGCCCCCAAACTCAGTaacttaaaagaaaacaaagcatAAAAGTCAAGTCAAAAGTCTTTCTCCAGAACAGCGACCATGTTAGGCAAGGTCTGAACTTTTAAAGCAATAACGCACATAGTCAAATTATGTGCTATTTAAAGATGTGGACTAAACGAGGAAGAACGACGATAAATAAAAGAAGTCAAACACATCTTTTAGAGgattggggggggtggggggcagcACAATGGCAGGTAGTTGTTAAATATGATAAACTTATACGATTACCCTGTGTAATGAATCTGTTTAAGTTAATCTGTACAACGAAATAGCAATGAGCACTTCAGAAAATATTCTGTAAGATGGGCCGATTTAGCACTTTTATCTTTCATAGTTCACAGTTAATAAAACGCCACTGTGGTAACTTTTAATCGGGTTGTTTAAAGGAAAGTCTGCCTTATTAAGATTTCTTTTGCAAaggcttgttttgttttttttaaaagtacacacTGTAACAAGTGAGACTTTTAGGATAGGTGAGGATCTGATGTTTGGTCACTGTAGCAATGGCTATTTCGACTCATTtgcaagccttttttttttaaatcatcatttTAGATGATTTTTACACGAGTTTGTATTTTAAATGAGACCCCATAATGTTTAAATCACCTGGCATTAAGAAGGGAACTATTTTGGTATTTACCCTAGCATGTGGAATATCACAGATCACCCCTCTTAAACACCCATTCAAACATTCACAGTTAGTCACGTCACAGTAGGGTGGCAGGGAGTGGCACTGAGCTTGGCCATGTGCTTTCCCATGATGCACTGCAGGTTGGTCAGGACATCAGGTAAGAATTTAGGGCTGAGGTGCTGTCTCACCTAGTCATCATCAGTGTTAACGCTCATACATAACCCTTATGAAAAGGGCAACATTTGAACGTTACACTATGGAACGCTGAcactttttcacacacactcacacacacacacacacactcacacacactcacacacactcacacacactcacacacactcacacacactcacacacactcacacacactcacacacactcacacacaaattcacTGGCAGGATACCTACAGTCTGCCCCACCGGGTcctgttatgttttgtttgtaaggACCATGTCTAAGTCATTTCTTTCACTGATGCCACAGTGCCTGTTGCCGATTAGTTTCTAGTTGTTGGTGATGGTAGAGGCAATGACGGTTGTTGCTATGACGACATCTCTCGGTCTTTGTACCACTCCACAAACTCATCCAACAAAACTGGCCCTGAAATACAAAAAGTACAGTAAACCCTATAACAATGTCTCTAGAATCCCCCACCACACACAaatttctccacactttggtcatctgccaattcccaccaTACCACAGCTACTAACCGGggcttcctccaagacatgtgaagccagccaacagcatcttttcgaactgctgctcatgctgcatcacagggtggtttaacacactcagaggaaagcgctatccaccctcttctgcatacatgaacTCACACTGGCTAGTATCACTGTGATTgatagtgtgagagtgtatatagaaagcacagccaattttgcaCCCTTGGATGTCTGTGGCATCGTCTGGATTCAAACTCGACGATAGGACGAACTACGTGTggctcatgtgtgtgtgcgtgtacttACAAGCCCCATCCTCATCATAGTTGCTGAGATCCAGGTTAATGGTCCTACTGAACTCTAGAACATTGCACCACTGGTCTTTATTTACTACTTTATACTTGGATTGCTGCAACcaatgaggaaaaacaaaaacaaaaaaaaaacagatttcaaaTACAGAACTGCTGGTTACGGATCAGAGAACAGTACTGTGGCTATAGGataatattcatattcaaaacatacactaccagtcaaaagtttgcaGACActcaaatgaaatatttctcatgatcttaaaaaacttttgatctgaaggtgtatgattggagcgaaatattccgaaaagcagccgaaaGTGTccaggtgggaactcctttaatactgtttaaaaggcatctcaggggaattcctcaagaaatcggttgagaaaatgccaagaatacatttctggaaattctaggcgaaaagggcatctactttgaaaatgctaaaatattcaattatttattttggatttaatttattttggatttttttttttagatcacaACATAATTTCCATAGTTCTGATTCTGTTACTCCAGatgttttgatgactttattattattctaaaatgtgtagaaaaaaaatcaaaataaagaatgagtgtctaaacttttgactggcagtgtaATCAGCATGTGAATCAGattgaaatcatttaaattagtcGGACTGTAATAGAATTTAACAGAGTAGAAGAACAATAATGTAAACTGGACATAAATGATTAATGTGAAGGATGAAAGCAGCACCTCTAGAAACTGGTTAAACACAGGAAATAGTGGCCAGGTTTTCCCCAGTAGAAGTCCCAGCATGCACTTGGCAGTGTTTAAATCTAAACTCCTCTGATCCTTCTCCTGCAAAGGTACAAAAACAGTGAGGTCAGACGATAGAAGTTATACCATGGCATATATGCCTTTTAACCAACCAATATTTTTGCCATAAATtacaacctttttttgtttgttttctgtatcTTTAACATGTGCATAAGCTCAcctcacagcactgtacaataCTGTTCATATTAACATTCAATACTAAATACAGTCAGGCTTTGTTCATGGACTATTTCAACTGATAAACTTCTTATAGACTGTTCCTCTCGCTCACTTTATTGCTCAACAGTCTGGATACTCTTGGTAAAGCTGCATATGTTTCAGTATTGTGGACGTATGAGTAGCTACACAGTTAAAAGTCAAATAATGTACAACAGCCTATATTATAGACAGGTAACGCAGAGACGTGAATGGGGTCCACAGTAcccatataatatatttatttatttatttatttattttatttttttaatctacaaCACTGAAAAAGGCAGGAAGttgtaaataattgttttaaatgagtttagTGAAATGTACATTCACTCACCCGGGCGAAGTCAAAGGCGTATCGGTAAATGAGCTTAAAACTCGTGGCATCATTGAGGATCGACCTCAGGTAGTCTAGACAGTTCCTGAGTTTTTCAGTTGAATCACATCTACGAAAAGTGAGGAACGAAATACGCATTGTAAGACAGTAGAAGTTGGAAGATTGAAGCAAAAACAGAGCAGGTTCCATTCATTACACAAGTCACATAGTTTAAGAGGTGTTTACTTTATTTGAATGTGGTGTATACTTAGTATACACCacaatactgtatactgtataatgatgGGGGGGCTGAACAGTTTTATAACTGTTCAGTCAGTTATACAAGCGCCAACACCTGAAGAAAAGTCTCTCATGATGGTGTATCACAATATTGTGAGATCATCGCCAAGCACTAGTATACATTACAGAGGCATAGGTTATGCAAAGATTAAACTATAGGCTATATGTGTCACAGGTTATGCAACAGGTTAAGCAAAATGAACAGTCTTACTGCAGTGAACCCATTCCTTTAAGCCACTCCTGCAGGGTGAAGTAGCCCATACTCTGAGCATTCAGTTTCCAAGCCAATACCAGCATCACCAcctgtgcgcgcgcacacacacacacacacacacacacacacacacacacacacacacacacacaacaactgACTCATAATCTAATgtgttttatggatttttaataTAAGGTGCAAGTGAACAATAAAACCTCTATATTATTAACTACTCTTCATGAAAGTAGCATAAACTTTAATTATAATTTGCATTAGTGAGATCATTTTTAGTACAGATATGCCATCAACACGCTTCATTTATAAAGCTGGACACCAAATGGATTCATTCCTCAATCTATGAGTGTTTACGAGATTTTAAGAGATTTAATATTCGTAAATATCTGGTAATtgcggggaaaaaaacattggtgtcttactcgtgctcctgagtgtaTACCCATAAGAAGACTAAATAATGTAAACCTCAATCAAACAGCTTCAATCATATAAATATCGGAAAGTTACTGTACTTTTTCCATTTATGGATTACGCCGTCTAGATGATATAGCTTATGTATTTTAATGCGACAGATTTAATGAATATTTGGTTAAACCCCCATTGCTTCattttaaaggcattaactaaagaaatattaaatataaaaaaaagaaaagcaagcaaacataaatccataaataagATCAATAAGTCCGCAGACCCCTAGTGGTCCATGGTGTAATTGCAGTGGGTCCGTGGGAaagtttttaaattgttttatatatattttatttatttatttatttgttttatttttttttgttaaatgtgtcaaaatatattaaaatatatcatatgtAAGAATAATTTAAGATATGGTTTAAAATTAACCCCTTTTGTTATTTGCGTGCATTCACAAATAACGTTAGCTGAGCTGGCAAtcgatggataaaataaacaaaacataattcagagagtcatatccaatgtcacaccaacaagaaaatgtaaaaaaaaaaaaatttaaaaattaatcttGAAAAGTTCtgattcaattttaaatgtccaatgttaatattattaatgttaaacatcaataaaataaagtaacttATATACAAATGACTGTTAAATATAcagcctataattgttgtggagtgagggggtccttgtggattgttcgaaatatgctCATGGTCCggagctcacaaaaggttgagaaccactggtctagtgtacTATGAAACTTCATAGTACTTCAAAGACTTCCTATGAAACTTCATGCTTTTCTAGCACAGCATCGGTGAAGGTGCACTCAGTCACAGAGACACTTCACTCAggatttatataaaataaataaataaaattaaataaaaataaaaaaacagactcTGGAGACACCCACTGTCACACTCCcttcttatttctgcagcaaaacccagTAGCCTTCACTATGTTTTTTGTCTggaagtgtctcttaccacttaatatgctgctttctttactgacatacaaacatttttctataacataATTTTGGGCTGGAAAACTAGtttttgggaatctaaaatagTTTTGTactgacttcataaaatataaaatacaaatctataacaaagtttgtgcttttaaaaaaaaaaaaaaaaaaaaaaaaaaaaaaaagaataatcttTTTTTGTAATTCGGCTCCAGATTGTGGCCTTTCGGGTGCTGTTACGgagttaaataatatatattctcaTTGGCATAAAGGCgagtcaaaataactttcaTTTTTGCCGCCTGCTTGTTATTTCAGCTCGGTGAGGTTTGCCTTTTATGGCGTTTTATGGCGTCACCAAATGCAACTCAACTGCGCCATGCACACGCCTGATGATTTACGGCTGATTGGCATTcaccaacatacacacacgagtATGAAGAAAAATCAGTGCgtgatataaatgatataaatgcAGTAGTGATATAACTGATCTAAAACatagaaatgagaaaataccatagaaaatacacaaatataccAAATATGCTAATATAAAAAGCTGATCTAGTGAACTGCAGTCTGCATTCATAATATTTATTAGAATTTGCAGTGCTTTACATTCTCTGGCTCCACTCCGATATCTTCACAGAACTTCTCCATGCCTTCTGGTCCAACCACGTCGTCACAACCTGACACAGACATGCGTACAAGTAAAAATGTACACAACAGTTTTTACACTGCATTTCACCGTTATAAACACGATCGTTAGTCAAATATCCAACATTGTCTTTTTTGTAGCTttaaagacaaagagagatatTAAGGACcaattattttcttctcttttttttagctTTATCTCTTCTACATGTCTTCTACCGTAACATTAGTCATCCAGAAATAAAAAGGTACcatcatattttgtaaaacaTTTACCTGCATATTCATAAAACCACTCCAGACATCTCTTACTGGAGAAAGCTTCAGCTTCCTGGATATGCGACGACTCCTGTCTTCTGTAGACGCTGAAAACCAAGACAGGTGTTTGTgggtcaacacacacacacacaaacacacacacacacacacaaggcccTTGATGCACACTGTGTACAAAACACACCATAATTTCAATGTAAATCTCAACAAGATATTTCATTGATTTTATGTTGTACGTTCAGCTTTACTACTGTATGATAATTACCTGATTAAATtacagattttcttttttaaaaattcattttattttcccttGTGTTTCAATTGTTTCGTTTTATTGTCAGAGTGATCAAGGAACACAATAAAAACTGTGATTtgcatacagttgcaatcaaaattattcaaaccccattgcaaatcaggtttattgtcaatatttacactttcagctgtttgcaatgaacaaatcaaaccaaagcaactgaaatagttcaacacaacaaatgcttcaagtggtttcccgaaattcaactgaaaatgcaacttataatgatttctccagtttccaaattattcaaccccctgaatagaatccctcacaacagcacaaatatgcaaaacaggtgttgtctcaagcacacctgatataactaatcaagggcttcattagtcgCACCAGgcgtgcttgagctggaacacatgaaatacctgaactggctaggggcagaaaattgaggtttcagtgagcactgTAAGGTGCGTACTAaccacagaaggtttccatgccagaactgcAAGACGTAAActactactgacccaaaagcacaagaaaactcgctcaaaatcatataaataagccacagaagtttggggattctgttctgcgcagcgatgaaacaaaactggaacttttcagcacgatggatcagcggtatgcctgaaggaagaagaatgaagaaggaacactctgtccacagtcaagcatggtggaggctcggtgatgctctggggctgctttgcatcctctggcactggaaacctgcagcgtgtggaaggcaagatgaaTTCATGGagcatcaggaaatcctaggagaaaacgtcatgctgtctgtgaggaagctgaagcttgggcgtcattggaccttgcAACACTTCCCAGGATTCTACAGgatcatcacagtcacctgacttgaaccccatagaaaatctccggtgggatttgaagaaggcagttgcagcatgtaaacccaagaatattactgaactggaggccattgctcatgaggaacgggctaagattcctcaggaacgctgccagaagatatacatcttgtttgcagcaggtcataagagcaaaagggtgctcaacaaagtactaaagatgcttgccatgaaggggttgaatcattttgaaactggagaaatcattactttttattattacaaatctTACTTAGATCTTCAAAATACTTCACTGTAGGCCCGTCACGATAATTACGTTATCGACTTATTGTACGATATACGGACGTTACCTGGATCATTTCTGCTGACCTCGATATCGCCGTTACGTTTACAAGCgggtttgtttacataagaatgaatgtcGCCAACATTTTAGCCTTTCGCACTGGTTCTGTCCTCTCGTCTGCTCCAGGGCTGTCCAAGTCAAATGcgaattttaattaaaacatattgtttaaaaaacagtATTAACAATGTACTAATGTGCTAACAATGTTTtgttaaagaagaaaaatctagaaagaatagcTCTAGTGTTTGAAATAATCCAGTCGTAGTCAGTAAGGTCGGGGGTCGAGCcgctgaagctgaacagtgactgaacagcggtaaactgatgcgctttactagcgggttaattaactcactCAAACGCTTCCTGTACACATacgagattaatcagacatttacacacaacataaacacaacatTACAACTTACTTCTAGAAAAAATGACACGAATGCACAAGTTGAACTTAAGTAAGATGCTAGGTAGAACGGTACGTCACGTTCTGAATACACTGTTTCCATAGCAAtgcactaaaacacacacaatgaagaACTAAAACATAAAGAATTCATAAAGCATTCACAGTATTGTATTGCAGTAGTGAACTCATTGTAATATTATTTCAGGAGATCAGGTTTTGACAACAAGGCCAGTTTTCACACGTttaagttaatatataaaatgtgtgaagaTTTGGTTTCATTTATGCATTCTCTCATCAACTAAAATGCCATTTCAGTCAGAGTAAAATTgattaaaattaataaacatgacCTGATGAAATACTGATTAAATTTAAAGGATGTTTTTGTCAGAAGACAAAAATCAGGCCTACTTCACTGAGCCTGCCAACATGGTAAAAGAATGGGCTCCCAtgaagtttatttacttttcagtTTAGCATCCTGTTAATCAGTACAGAAAAATGATCAAGAATCATGCCAATTCATCATCTGCAGTGACCTTCTCATGCTACATAATGTAGTTAAAGCGACAGATATCtctctgggtgtgtgtttgaaaaTGGATAAGCCACCAGACTGCAATGTTGAACTAGAGGATGAACACCCTTGGCCCTACCtcagtaaaatatttcaatatgctGGATCCATGATACATGCTGGTGGTAATTCATGCTGTTATGGAGTCCAGATATATCATCCAAAACGGGAAGCAATAACCTATGCCACTATGTGTGGAACAAATAGCTGGCTGTGTACACACTACAGAAaaatcatacacacatattttttGTTCTCTGTGAATACAGGCCCctccaaaaatattggaatgacaaggccaattcttttgtttttgctacaaactgaagacatttggattgaagatcaaaagatgaatatcagctttcatttcctgatatttacaacAAACATCTAGacttaaacaacttagaactcTAGatgttttgtttgaacccacccgttgtttttttttttaattgatcaaaaa
The sequence above is drawn from the Ictalurus punctatus breed USDA103 chromosome 25, Coco_2.0, whole genome shotgun sequence genome and encodes:
- the dcun1d4 gene encoding DCN1-like protein 4 isoform X4: MEKFCEDIGVEPENVVMLVLAWKLNAQSMGYFTLQEWLKGMGSLQCDSTEKLRNCLDYLRSILNDATSFKLIYRYAFDFAREKDQRSLDLNTAKCMLGLLLGKTWPLFPVFNQFLEQSKYKVVNKDQWCNVLEFSRTINLDLSNYDEDGAWPVLLDEFVEWYKDREMSS
- the dcun1d4 gene encoding DCN1-like protein 4 isoform X1, whose product is MPPRKKRRPTAGDDLSAKKSRQDNVYRRQESSHIQEAEAFSSKRCLEWFYEYAGCDDVVGPEGMEKFCEDIGVEPENVVMLVLAWKLNAQSMGYFTLQEWLKGMGSLQCDSTEKLRNCLDYLRSILNDATSFKLIYRYAFDFAREKDQRSLDLNTAKCMLGLLLGKTWPLFPVFNQFLEQSKYKVVNKDQWCNVLEFSRTINLDLSNYDEDGAWPVLLDEFVEWYKDREMSS
- the dcun1d4 gene encoding DCN1-like protein 4 isoform X2, which codes for MHSDATNFQLNSHLSTLASIHKIYHTLHKLNLTEDVGPDTHSTACCSKAMPPRKKRRPTAGDDLSAKKSRQDNVYRRQESSHIQEAEAFSSKRCLEWFYEYAGCDDVVGPEGMEKFCEDIGVEPENVVMLVLAWKLNAQSMGYFTLQEWLKGMGSLQCDSTEKLRNCLDYLRSILNDATSFKLIYRYAFDFAREKDQRSLDLNTAKCMLGLLLGKTWPLFPVFNQFLEQSKYKVVNKDQWCNVLEFSRTINLDLSNYDEDGAWPVLLDEFVEWYKDREMSS
- the dcun1d4 gene encoding DCN1-like protein 4 isoform X3, encoding MRQNLTEDVGPDTHSTACCSKAMPPRKKRRPTAGDDLSAKKSRQDNVYRRQESSHIQEAEAFSSKRCLEWFYEYAGCDDVVGPEGMEKFCEDIGVEPENVVMLVLAWKLNAQSMGYFTLQEWLKGMGSLQCDSTEKLRNCLDYLRSILNDATSFKLIYRYAFDFAREKDQRSLDLNTAKCMLGLLLGKTWPLFPVFNQFLEQSKYKVVNKDQWCNVLEFSRTINLDLSNYDEDGAWPVLLDEFVEWYKDREMSS